From one Nonomuraea polychroma genomic stretch:
- the ftsE gene encoding cell division ATP-binding protein FtsE, translating to MIHFDNVTKVYANQNRPALDHVSVDVDKGEFVFLVGPSGSGKSTFLRLILKEERPNSGAIHVAGKDLSRLSNFKVPHLRRRIGCVFQDFRLLPNKNVYENVAFALEVIGKPRRFIRKVVPEVIELVGLEGKAHRMPDELSGGEQQRVAMARAFVNRPMILLADEPTGNIDPATSIGIMKVLDRINRTGTTVVMATHDAAIVDSMRKRVVELEDGKIVRDQSRGVYGQAY from the coding sequence GTGATCCATTTCGATAATGTCACCAAGGTCTACGCGAACCAGAACCGGCCCGCTCTCGACCACGTATCCGTTGACGTGGACAAGGGCGAGTTCGTGTTCCTCGTCGGCCCCTCGGGGTCAGGCAAGTCCACGTTCCTGCGTCTGATCCTTAAGGAGGAGCGCCCGAACTCGGGCGCGATCCACGTCGCGGGGAAGGACCTGTCCCGACTCTCCAACTTCAAGGTGCCGCACCTGCGCCGCCGCATCGGCTGCGTGTTCCAGGACTTCAGGCTGCTCCCGAACAAGAACGTCTATGAGAACGTGGCGTTCGCCCTGGAGGTCATCGGCAAGCCCCGGCGGTTCATCCGTAAGGTGGTGCCGGAGGTCATCGAGCTGGTCGGCCTGGAAGGCAAGGCCCACCGCATGCCCGACGAGCTGTCCGGCGGCGAGCAGCAGCGCGTCGCCATGGCCCGCGCGTTCGTCAACCGGCCGATGATCCTGCTGGCCGACGAGCCCACGGGCAACATCGACCCCGCGACGAGCATCGGCATCATGAAGGTGCTCGACCGCATCAACAGGACTGGCACCACGGTCGTCATGGCCACGCACGACGCGGCCATCGTCGACTCCATGCGCAAGCGTGTGGTGGAGCTGGAGGACGGCAAGATCGTCCGTGACCAGTCGCGTGGCGTTTACGGCCAGGCGTACTGA
- the ftsX gene encoding permease-like cell division protein FtsX gives MRANFIFSEVWIGLRRNLTMTIAVIITVAVGMAMLGVGLMINAQVGLMKGYWGNQVEISVFLCTKGTAMPSCDGKAITQAQTKALHDHIKATAGVADVTFEDQPTAYKNFKDAYSSNEPFVKAVQVEDMPQSFRVKVADPDNYQSVIQAVQGQPGVANVVDHKELIGPFFQMLDKLAYYALGVAIILVLAAALLIGNTVRLSAFNRRRETGIMRLVGASNLYIQLPFVMEGVIAGLIGGVFAAVILIVTKVLLFEELGKFFTGPTAQLGWDTVAETITYTMIIGVLICILASFVTLRRYLRV, from the coding sequence ATGCGGGCGAATTTCATCTTCTCCGAGGTCTGGATCGGCCTCCGTCGCAACCTGACCATGACGATCGCGGTCATCATCACCGTGGCGGTCGGAATGGCGATGCTGGGCGTCGGCTTGATGATCAACGCCCAAGTCGGCTTGATGAAGGGCTACTGGGGCAACCAGGTCGAGATCTCGGTCTTCCTGTGCACCAAGGGGACCGCCATGCCGTCGTGTGACGGCAAGGCGATCACGCAGGCGCAGACCAAGGCGCTCCATGACCACATCAAGGCCACGGCAGGCGTCGCGGATGTGACCTTCGAGGACCAGCCGACGGCGTACAAGAACTTCAAGGACGCGTACTCGTCCAACGAGCCTTTCGTGAAGGCCGTCCAGGTCGAGGACATGCCGCAGTCGTTCCGCGTCAAGGTGGCCGACCCGGACAACTACCAGTCCGTGATCCAGGCGGTCCAGGGCCAGCCGGGCGTCGCGAACGTGGTCGACCACAAGGAGCTGATCGGGCCCTTTTTCCAGATGCTCGACAAGCTCGCCTATTACGCGCTCGGCGTCGCGATCATCCTGGTGCTGGCGGCGGCCCTGCTGATCGGCAACACGGTCCGGCTCTCGGCGTTCAACCGGCGCCGGGAGACGGGCATCATGCGGCTGGTCGGCGCGTCCAACCTGTACATTCAGCTGCCGTTCGTCATGGAAGGCGTGATCGCGGGCCTCATCGGCGGGGTCTTCGCGGCGGTCATCCTGATCGTGACGAAGGTCCTGCTGTTCGAGGAGCTCGGCAAGTTCTTCACCGGTCCGACCGCGCAGCTGGGCTGGGACACCGTGGCCGAGACGATCACGTACACGATGATCATCGGCGTGCTGATCTGTATCCTGGCCTCGTTCGTGACGCTCCGCCGTTACCTCCGGGTCTAG
- the smpB gene encoding SsrA-binding protein SmpB → MPRETGRKVIAQNKRARHDYHVEDTFEAGLVLQGTEVKSLREGRASLVDGYASIDGNEAWLLNVHIPEYTQGTWTNHAARRKRKLLLHRKEIEKLAAKTKEGGLTIVPLALYFKDGRAKVEIGLARGKKDWDKRQSLAEQQAKREMARALRHRNR, encoded by the coding sequence ATGCCACGTGAGACCGGGCGGAAGGTCATCGCCCAGAACAAGCGTGCTCGGCACGACTACCACGTCGAAGACACCTTCGAGGCGGGTCTCGTGCTGCAGGGCACCGAGGTGAAGTCGCTCCGCGAGGGCCGCGCCTCGCTCGTCGACGGCTACGCCAGCATCGACGGCAACGAAGCGTGGCTGCTCAACGTGCACATTCCCGAATACACGCAGGGCACGTGGACCAACCACGCCGCCCGCCGCAAGCGCAAGCTGCTGCTGCACCGCAAGGAGATCGAAAAGCTCGCCGCCAAGACCAAGGAGGGCGGGCTCACGATCGTGCCGCTGGCGCTCTACTTCAAGGACGGCCGCGCCAAGGTCGAGATCGGCCTCGCCCGCGGCAAGAAGGACTGGGACAAGCGGCAGTCGCTGGCGGAGCAGCAGGCGAAACGGGAGATGGCCCGGGCCCTGCGGCACCGCAACCGATGA
- a CDS encoding penicillin-binding transpeptidase domain-containing protein, which produces MRRLRRTLSATVTLAVACTMLTGCFEEPSPHDAVRDFLVGWQTEDYDLAAGRTDGDQVTVRKALSDAKLELDAASFRFKIKSMTVNGDESTAAFHAEVDLGENNPLWQYDGKLPLHLVDGAWKVRWSPSVLHPELKEGQRFAVDIDPKPRQPVVDRTGESLQTNTVVYSAGVYPANLGDQAEEVVARLSEITGYAQDRLLSRIRSSPPDKFVPLVTFGRTRYQSMKSKLDAISGIETKPQEQPVNPDAPRQIVGTVSTLTPEYEQKLGGPQRAGDSVGKSGLQQAYQSYLTGSTQTRVITLDLKTGKEVTQLKEWPGRQNVSVKTTIDRGIQAAAEQAVADSETSALVAVDSKTGEIRAVATKGSMHQEKDALAGKYPAGTAFSVVAADALVKNRVSPKQRLDCPQERTVGGAKFVAAGQAAGSTSSATFQENFAKGCVTALASLARRVKAEDLEKSAEAFGVGQSWRLPLKSFSGSFPELSSDADKAKAIAGQNVEVSPLGMALVAAAVSSGTWRPPVLVTDPKSPDPAAETVPSAQPAPVPVDPRVLTALRPMMRAGAFGTPAQAGKAKVYGVTATAGDQMTWFVGWQGDVAIAVLSKNYNASAVAGGFFAGLQNPS; this is translated from the coding sequence ATGAGACGCCTGCGCCGCACGCTCTCCGCGACCGTCACCCTGGCGGTCGCGTGCACCATGCTGACCGGCTGCTTCGAGGAGCCTTCGCCGCACGACGCGGTGCGTGACTTCCTCGTGGGCTGGCAGACGGAGGATTACGACCTGGCCGCGGGACGCACCGACGGCGACCAGGTGACCGTACGCAAGGCACTGTCCGACGCCAAGCTCGAACTCGACGCGGCCTCGTTCCGCTTCAAGATCAAGAGCATGACCGTGAACGGCGACGAGTCCACGGCCGCCTTCCACGCCGAGGTCGACCTGGGCGAGAACAACCCGCTCTGGCAGTACGACGGCAAGTTGCCGCTCCACCTGGTCGACGGCGCGTGGAAGGTGCGCTGGTCACCCTCGGTGCTCCATCCGGAGCTGAAGGAGGGGCAGCGCTTCGCGGTCGACATCGATCCCAAGCCGCGCCAGCCGGTGGTCGACCGGACCGGCGAGTCGCTGCAGACCAACACCGTCGTCTACAGCGCCGGGGTCTATCCGGCCAACCTGGGCGACCAGGCGGAAGAGGTCGTCGCGAGGTTGTCCGAGATCACCGGATACGCCCAGGACCGGCTGCTGAGCCGCATCCGCTCCTCGCCGCCGGACAAGTTCGTGCCGCTGGTCACGTTCGGACGCACCCGCTACCAGTCGATGAAGTCCAAGCTCGACGCCATCTCGGGGATCGAGACCAAGCCGCAGGAACAGCCCGTCAACCCCGACGCGCCGCGGCAGATCGTCGGCACGGTCAGCACGCTCACCCCGGAGTACGAGCAGAAGCTCGGCGGCCCGCAGCGGGCCGGCGACTCGGTGGGCAAGAGCGGGCTGCAGCAGGCTTACCAGAGCTACCTGACCGGCTCCACGCAGACCAGGGTGATCACCCTCGACCTCAAGACCGGCAAAGAGGTCACCCAGCTGAAGGAGTGGCCGGGTCGGCAGAACGTGTCGGTGAAGACCACCATCGACCGGGGCATCCAGGCGGCGGCCGAGCAGGCGGTGGCCGACAGCGAGACGAGCGCGTTGGTGGCCGTGGACAGCAAGACCGGCGAGATCCGCGCGGTCGCCACCAAGGGCAGCATGCACCAGGAGAAGGACGCCCTGGCCGGCAAATACCCGGCGGGCACGGCGTTCTCGGTCGTGGCCGCGGACGCGCTGGTGAAGAACCGTGTGAGCCCCAAGCAGCGGCTGGACTGCCCGCAGGAGCGCACGGTCGGTGGCGCCAAGTTCGTGGCCGCCGGCCAGGCTGCCGGCAGCACGTCGTCGGCAACGTTCCAGGAAAACTTCGCCAAGGGCTGCGTCACCGCCCTGGCCTCGCTCGCCCGCCGGGTCAAGGCCGAGGACCTGGAAAAGAGCGCCGAGGCGTTCGGCGTGGGCCAGTCGTGGCGGCTGCCCCTGAAGTCGTTCAGCGGCTCGTTCCCTGAGTTGTCCAGCGACGCCGACAAGGCCAAGGCCATCGCGGGCCAGAACGTCGAGGTGAGCCCGCTGGGGATGGCGCTGGTGGCCGCCGCGGTGTCCTCGGGCACCTGGCGCCCGCCCGTGCTCGTCACCGACCCGAAGTCGCCCGACCCCGCGGCCGAGACCGTGCCGAGCGCGCAACCCGCCCCCGTACCCGTCGATCCGCGGGTGCTGACGGCGCTGAGGCCGATGATGCGGGCCGGTGCCTTCGGCACGCCCGCGCAGGCAGGCAAGGCCAAGGTCTACGGCGTGACGGCGACGGCCGGGGACCAGATGACGTGGTTCGTCGGCTGGCAGGGCGACGTCGCCATCGCGGTGTTGTCGAAAAACTACAACGCGTCGGCGGTCGCGGGCGGCTTCTTCGCGGGCCTTCAGAACCCATCGTGA
- a CDS encoding alpha-mannosidase, translating to MHDDRKLVENRIDRVLRERITPAVYAETAPLELAAWHVPDEPVPVAEALAARYEPFEVGTRWGRPWSTTWLRATGAVPAWWAGRHVEAVFDLGFVGDWPGNQAEALVYDLEGRPIKGIEPRNQYVPVTGERAGLLLEMAANPDILANGFLPTSLGDKATAGDEPLYRLARAELAVLDKEVWHLKLDVEVLRELMAELATGDPRRHEILRALERSMDALDLQDVAGTAQAARACLAAALSRPAHASAHTISAVGHAHIDSAWLWPIRETKRKTSRTFANVTALAKDYPEFVFAGPQAQQYAWVKEHHPAIFERMRETIKAGQWVPIGGMWVEADGNLPGGEALARQLVHGKRFFMDEFGVECRGVWLPDSFGYTAAYPQLARLAGMEWFLTQKISWNQTNKFPHHTFWWEGIDGTRIFTHFPPADTYNGTFEGAELAHAVRNYAEKGAGTRSLLPFGHGDGGGGPTREMLEKARRLRDLEGSPRVEIEPPDEFFAAARAELPDAAVWSGELYLELHRATYTSQARTKAGNRRIEHLLREAELWSATAAVHADFVYPHAELDRLWKTVLLHQFHDILPGSSIAWVHREAELTYARVRAELEEIITAAVSAVTGDGQATWVCNAAPRPRAEVVTTPGGSAVFAEVPASGMVRLDAPSSPSPVTTTGDETGTVLYNGLIRVEVDAAGLLSSVLDVANHRELLAPGSRGNLLQLHTDLPNEWDAWDIDAHYRRRHTDLDEVEAITIVDSGPLVGAVRVERRFGASRIVQTIRLTAGSPRVEIETEIDWHEREKILKAAFPIDVHADRTAAEIQFGHVFRATHTNTSWDMARFEISCHRWIHLGEPGYGIALANDATYGHDVTRTTRADGGTTTTVRLSLVRAPRCPDPDADQGRHRMTYALVPGAAIGDAVAAGYALNLPLRVTSGGAATPPSPLVTLDGTAACVEAVKLADDRSGDVIVRVYESLGGRATTRLRASFPVSSATITDLLERPLPGNPVAVEADGGIPISLRPFQVLTLRLSR from the coding sequence ATGCACGACGACAGGAAGCTCGTCGAGAACCGGATCGACCGGGTGCTCAGGGAACGCATCACACCAGCCGTGTACGCGGAAACCGCGCCGCTCGAGCTGGCCGCCTGGCACGTCCCCGACGAGCCGGTGCCCGTCGCGGAGGCGCTGGCCGCCCGCTACGAGCCCTTCGAGGTGGGCACGCGCTGGGGGCGCCCCTGGTCGACGACCTGGCTGCGCGCCACCGGCGCCGTTCCGGCATGGTGGGCGGGACGGCACGTGGAGGCCGTCTTCGACCTCGGCTTCGTCGGCGACTGGCCGGGCAACCAGGCCGAGGCGCTGGTGTACGACCTGGAGGGCCGGCCGATCAAGGGCATCGAGCCGCGCAACCAGTACGTCCCCGTCACCGGGGAACGGGCAGGGCTGCTGCTGGAGATGGCCGCCAACCCCGACATCCTCGCGAACGGCTTCCTCCCGACCTCGCTAGGCGACAAGGCCACGGCGGGCGACGAGCCGCTCTACCGCCTCGCCCGCGCCGAGCTCGCCGTACTGGACAAGGAGGTCTGGCACCTGAAGCTGGACGTCGAGGTGCTGCGGGAGCTGATGGCCGAGCTGGCGACCGGTGATCCCCGGCGGCACGAGATCCTGCGCGCCCTCGAGCGGAGCATGGACGCCCTCGACCTCCAGGACGTGGCGGGCACAGCCCAGGCCGCCCGGGCCTGCCTGGCCGCCGCGCTGTCCCGTCCTGCCCACGCCAGCGCCCACACGATCTCGGCGGTCGGCCACGCGCACATCGACAGCGCCTGGCTCTGGCCGATCCGTGAGACCAAGCGCAAGACCTCCCGTACCTTCGCCAACGTCACAGCCCTGGCGAAGGACTATCCGGAGTTCGTCTTCGCCGGACCACAGGCGCAGCAGTACGCATGGGTCAAGGAACACCACCCGGCGATCTTCGAGCGCATGCGGGAGACGATCAAGGCCGGGCAGTGGGTGCCGATCGGCGGCATGTGGGTGGAGGCCGACGGCAACCTGCCGGGCGGGGAGGCCCTGGCCCGGCAGCTCGTGCACGGCAAGCGCTTCTTCATGGACGAGTTCGGGGTGGAATGCCGCGGCGTGTGGCTGCCGGATTCGTTCGGCTATACCGCGGCCTATCCGCAGCTCGCCAGGCTTGCCGGGATGGAGTGGTTTCTCACCCAGAAGATCTCCTGGAACCAGACCAACAAGTTCCCGCACCACACCTTCTGGTGGGAGGGCATCGACGGCACCCGCATCTTCACCCACTTCCCGCCGGCCGACACCTACAACGGCACGTTCGAGGGCGCCGAGCTGGCGCATGCCGTACGCAATTATGCGGAGAAAGGTGCGGGCACCCGCTCGCTGCTCCCCTTCGGGCACGGCGACGGCGGCGGCGGCCCCACCCGGGAGATGCTGGAGAAGGCGCGGCGGCTACGTGATCTGGAGGGCTCGCCTCGGGTCGAGATCGAACCTCCGGACGAGTTCTTCGCCGCAGCCCGCGCGGAACTGCCGGATGCGGCCGTCTGGTCCGGCGAGCTCTATCTGGAGCTGCATCGGGCCACCTACACCAGCCAGGCCAGGACCAAGGCCGGCAACCGGCGCATCGAGCACCTGCTGCGCGAGGCGGAGCTGTGGTCCGCGACGGCGGCCGTGCACGCGGACTTCGTGTACCCGCACGCCGAGCTGGACCGCTTGTGGAAAACGGTGCTGCTGCACCAGTTCCACGACATCCTGCCTGGCAGCTCGATCGCCTGGGTCCATCGCGAGGCCGAGCTGACCTACGCCCGCGTACGCGCGGAGCTCGAGGAGATCATCACCGCGGCCGTCTCCGCCGTGACCGGCGACGGCCAGGCGACCTGGGTCTGCAACGCGGCACCACGGCCGCGCGCCGAGGTGGTGACCACACCCGGCGGCTCGGCCGTCTTCGCCGAGGTCCCGGCGTCCGGCATGGTACGCCTCGACGCGCCGTCATCCCCATCCCCCGTCACCACGACCGGCGACGAGACAGGGACGGTGCTCTACAACGGCCTGATCCGTGTCGAGGTGGACGCGGCCGGCCTGCTCTCGTCGGTGCTCGACGTGGCGAACCATCGGGAGCTGCTGGCGCCCGGCTCCCGTGGCAATCTGCTGCAACTGCACACCGACCTGCCGAACGAGTGGGACGCCTGGGACATCGACGCCCACTATCGCCGTCGGCACACCGACCTCGACGAGGTCGAGGCGATCACCATCGTCGATTCGGGCCCGCTCGTCGGCGCCGTACGCGTCGAACGTCGCTTCGGGGCATCCAGGATCGTCCAGACCATTCGCCTCACAGCCGGCAGTCCGCGAGTGGAGATCGAAACCGAGATCGACTGGCACGAGCGGGAGAAGATCCTCAAGGCCGCCTTCCCGATCGACGTGCACGCCGACCGCACGGCCGCCGAGATCCAGTTCGGCCACGTGTTCCGGGCCACGCACACCAACACGAGCTGGGACATGGCCCGCTTCGAGATCTCCTGCCACCGCTGGATCCATCTCGGCGAGCCGGGGTACGGCATCGCGCTGGCGAACGACGCCACCTACGGCCACGACGTGACCCGTACCACGCGTGCCGACGGCGGCACCACGACCACGGTGCGGCTGAGCCTGGTCCGCGCGCCGCGCTGCCCCGACCCGGACGCGGACCAGGGACGCCATCGAATGACCTACGCGCTCGTCCCCGGCGCCGCCATCGGCGACGCCGTGGCGGCGGGCTACGCGCTGAACCTCCCGCTCCGCGTGACGAGCGGCGGCGCGGCCACGCCGCCCTCGCCCTTGGTGACGCTCGACGGCACCGCCGCCTGCGTCGAGGCGGTCAAGCTCGCCGACGACCGGTCCGGTGACGTCATCGTCCGGGTCTACGAGTCGCTCGGCGGCCGGGCCACCACCCGGCTACGCGCCTCGTTCCCGGTCTCCAGTGCGACGATCACCGACTTGCTGGAACGTCCCCTCCCAGGGAATCCCGTTGCCGTGGAGGCCGACGGCGGCATCCCGATCTCCTTGCGACCGTTCCAGGTGCTGACCCTGCGACTGAGCCGGTGA
- a CDS encoding 6-phospho-beta-glucosidase has protein sequence MRLTVLGGGGFRVPLVYRALLADRGKGRVTHVTLHDLDASRISAIQRVLRELAEGVPDAPEVHATTDLTEAVCGADFIFSAIRIGGLEGRAIDERVALDEGVPGQETVGAGGIAYGLRTVPAARELAQRIAEAAPEAWVINFTNPAGMVTEAMSHFLGDRVIGICDSPIALGRRAAGALGVDPATVWLDYAGLNHLGWLRGLRVKGRDVLPDLLRDDDALGSFEEGRLFGVDWLRTLGCIPNEYLHYYYFTREAVAAARAARQTRGSVLIEQQRRFYTHTGGSALATWESVRLEREATYMAENREASGIGERAPGDLESGGYEQVALALMRAIALDERTTLVLNVRGHGAIGCLDPGAVVEVPCFVDANGARPISVDPLPGHALGLVSAVKEVEQAVIEAAATGSRAAALRAFAIHPLVDSVAVAGRLLDRYERALPQLGYLRGRN, from the coding sequence ATGAGGCTGACCGTTCTCGGCGGGGGCGGGTTCCGCGTACCGCTCGTCTACCGCGCCCTGCTCGCCGATCGCGGCAAAGGCCGGGTCACCCACGTGACGCTCCACGACCTCGACGCCTCCCGGATCTCGGCGATCCAGCGGGTGCTGCGTGAGCTGGCGGAGGGCGTGCCGGACGCCCCGGAGGTGCACGCCACCACCGACCTCACCGAGGCCGTCTGCGGGGCCGACTTCATCTTCTCCGCCATCCGCATCGGCGGCCTGGAAGGGCGTGCCATCGACGAGCGGGTGGCCCTCGACGAGGGAGTGCCCGGCCAGGAGACCGTCGGCGCCGGCGGCATCGCGTACGGCCTGCGCACCGTCCCCGCCGCCCGCGAGCTCGCGCAGCGCATCGCTGAGGCGGCGCCCGAGGCGTGGGTCATCAACTTCACCAACCCGGCGGGCATGGTCACCGAGGCCATGTCCCACTTCCTCGGCGACCGCGTCATCGGCATCTGCGACTCCCCGATAGCGCTGGGCCGGCGGGCGGCCGGTGCACTCGGCGTGGACCCCGCGACCGTGTGGCTCGACTACGCCGGGCTGAACCATCTCGGCTGGCTGCGCGGCCTCCGCGTCAAGGGCCGCGACGTGCTGCCCGATCTCCTGCGGGACGACGACGCCCTGGGCTCCTTCGAGGAGGGCAGGCTCTTCGGCGTCGACTGGCTGCGCACCCTCGGCTGCATCCCCAACGAATACCTGCACTACTACTACTTCACCAGGGAGGCGGTGGCCGCCGCGCGCGCCGCCCGGCAGACCCGCGGCTCCGTGCTCATCGAGCAGCAACGGCGGTTCTACACGCACACCGGCGGCTCGGCGCTGGCCACGTGGGAGAGCGTCCGGCTGGAGCGGGAAGCCACCTACATGGCGGAGAACCGCGAGGCCTCCGGCATCGGCGAGCGTGCGCCCGGCGACCTCGAGTCCGGCGGCTACGAGCAGGTCGCCCTGGCCCTCATGCGCGCGATCGCGCTCGACGAGCGGACCACGCTCGTCCTCAACGTCCGCGGGCACGGCGCGATCGGCTGCCTGGACCCCGGCGCCGTGGTGGAGGTGCCCTGCTTCGTGGACGCCAACGGTGCGCGGCCCATCTCGGTCGATCCGCTCCCCGGCCACGCGCTCGGGCTGGTGAGCGCCGTCAAGGAGGTGGAGCAGGCGGTGATCGAGGCGGCCGCCACGGGCTCCCGCGCGGCGGCGCTGCGTGCCTTCGCCATCCACCCGCTGGTCGACTCCGTCGCGGTGGCGGGCCGGCTCCTCGACCGATACGAGCGCGCGCTCCCGCAGCTCGGCTACCTCCGCGGAAGGAACTGA
- a CDS encoding DeoR/GlpR family DNA-binding transcription regulator, whose product MLRDRRHEMIVRIVRSEGPATVEALAERLHASPATIRRDLVQLHDEGLLRRVYGGAMPIDERDDPFVDVAAVRGAEKDKIAQRCAEMVKDEETVLLDIGTTAHRVASYLRGRSLTVVTSSLAVLEELHDEEDIQLIMLGGMVRRDYRSLVGFLTEDNLRQIKADRLFLGTSGVRPGGHVMDTTVVEVPVKRAMIAASDQVVLVADMGKFPGTGMARVCGPEDLDVIVTNAPGDQATLTAMREAGVEVITV is encoded by the coding sequence ATGCTCCGGGACCGACGCCACGAGATGATCGTGCGCATTGTGCGCTCAGAAGGCCCCGCCACCGTGGAGGCGCTTGCCGAGCGCCTCCACGCCAGTCCTGCGACGATCCGCCGCGACCTCGTCCAGTTACACGACGAAGGGCTGCTCCGGCGCGTCTACGGCGGCGCCATGCCCATCGACGAGCGGGACGATCCGTTCGTGGACGTGGCGGCGGTGCGCGGAGCGGAGAAGGACAAGATCGCGCAAAGATGCGCAGAGATGGTCAAGGACGAGGAGACCGTCCTGCTCGACATCGGCACGACCGCGCACCGCGTCGCCAGCTACCTGCGCGGCCGGTCCCTCACCGTCGTCACCAGCAGCCTCGCCGTGCTCGAGGAGCTCCACGACGAGGAGGACATTCAGCTCATCATGCTGGGCGGCATGGTCCGCCGCGACTACCGGTCGCTGGTGGGCTTCCTGACCGAGGACAACCTGCGCCAGATCAAGGCCGACCGGCTCTTCCTCGGCACCAGCGGGGTGCGTCCCGGCGGGCACGTCATGGACACCACCGTGGTCGAGGTGCCGGTCAAGCGCGCCATGATCGCGGCGAGCGACCAGGTGGTCCTGGTCGCGGACATGGGGAAGTTCCCCGGCACCGGGATGGCCCGGGTCTGCGGCCCGGAGGATCTCGACGTCATCGTCACCAACGCCCCCGGCGACCAGGCGACGCTGACCGCCATGCGGGAGGCGGGCGTCGAGGTGATCACCGTATGA
- a CDS encoding carbohydrate kinase family protein, translating to MPDNAVQPQLDVFVSGLLFFDVVFAGLEQGPKPGTEIWTTEMASGPGGIANFAYTLARLGLRSGLAAAFGDDPFGRYCWTALSEGEGVDLTRSRLFSGWSTPTTASLAYDGDRALITHGSPPPLGADEMIGDPPAARAAIVHLGPEPVDWPAKTGGLVFADVGWDPTEQWSSAMLDQLAGCHAFMPNAHEAMSYTRTHTPAAALSRLGDLVPLAVVTCGGDGVLAVDASTGEAANVPGLPVDVHDPTGAGDVFGAGLVVGTLAGWPLAERIRFANLVAALSVRRVGGAPSAPRWADVAGWWRDLTDQRLRREYGFIPDVIPHNPEG from the coding sequence ATGCCTGACAACGCGGTCCAGCCGCAACTCGATGTCTTCGTCTCCGGCCTGCTCTTCTTCGACGTGGTCTTCGCCGGCCTGGAACAGGGGCCCAAGCCCGGCACGGAGATCTGGACCACCGAGATGGCCTCGGGGCCCGGCGGCATCGCGAACTTCGCGTACACGCTGGCCCGGCTCGGCCTGCGGTCCGGTCTCGCGGCGGCCTTCGGCGACGATCCCTTCGGCCGGTACTGCTGGACGGCACTCAGCGAGGGAGAAGGCGTGGACCTCACCCGGTCCCGTCTGTTCTCTGGATGGTCCACCCCGACCACCGCGTCCCTGGCCTACGACGGCGATCGCGCGCTGATCACCCACGGCTCTCCACCACCCCTGGGGGCGGACGAGATGATCGGCGATCCTCCAGCGGCTCGGGCGGCGATCGTCCACCTCGGCCCAGAGCCCGTGGATTGGCCGGCGAAGACAGGTGGCCTCGTCTTCGCCGACGTGGGCTGGGATCCCACGGAGCAATGGTCGTCGGCGATGCTCGATCAGCTCGCCGGGTGCCACGCCTTCATGCCCAACGCTCATGAGGCCATGAGCTACACCAGAACGCACACACCCGCGGCGGCGCTCTCCAGGTTGGGGGACCTGGTGCCGCTCGCGGTCGTCACCTGTGGAGGTGATGGCGTCCTCGCCGTGGATGCGAGCACAGGCGAGGCCGCGAACGTCCCCGGGCTGCCGGTGGACGTCCACGACCCGACCGGAGCCGGCGACGTGTTCGGCGCCGGTCTTGTCGTGGGGACCCTGGCCGGCTGGCCGCTCGCCGAGCGGATCCGGTTCGCCAACCTCGTCGCGGCCCTGTCGGTGCGGCGTGTGGGCGGCGCGCCCTCCGCGCCTCGCTGGGCCGACGTGGCCGGCTGGTGGCGGGACCTCACCGACCAGCGGCTGCGCCGCGAGTACGGCTTCATCCCCGATGTCATCCCCCATAACCCGGAGGGTTAG